One Paraburkholderia sp. HP33-1 genomic region harbors:
- a CDS encoding MFS transporter, whose product MTGATSGNRIDIKAFIDERPISLYQWLLVALCFLIVTADGMDVAIMGFVAPSIIHDWAISRPAFGLVMSAAPIGLVIGALFAGPASDRIGRKWVLITSVFLFGVFTIATAFTQSPMQMATLRLLTGIGLGAAMPNSTTLLSEYAPQRKRALLITVMFTGFNLGSALIGFAAGWLIPVHGWRSVLIFGGALPLVLIPFQIWLLPESARLLAVRGAPSERIGKVLGRVCGARFAGNEVFVSNEPPLPTRKPIGVLFSQGFGSMTIALWVTYFMGLLVIYLLTGWLPTLMKDAGLSVSTAANITAMFQIGGTIGAVLVGWIMDKSRPAPVISAAYVGGALCVLALGYIGALSSSLALLVFAAGFCMSGAQTGLNAFAPGRYPTVARATGVSWMLGMGRFGSIFGSAIGGALLGLGWQFGAILAMLAIPAALAAIAILVSQRVGGGAAAAQPNTAH is encoded by the coding sequence ATGACGGGTGCTACCAGCGGTAACAGGATTGATATCAAGGCGTTCATCGACGAACGGCCGATTTCGCTCTACCAGTGGTTATTGGTAGCGCTGTGTTTTCTGATCGTGACCGCCGACGGCATGGACGTCGCGATCATGGGTTTCGTCGCGCCGTCCATCATTCATGATTGGGCGATTTCGCGTCCTGCGTTCGGGCTCGTGATGAGCGCGGCGCCGATCGGTCTCGTGATCGGCGCATTGTTCGCGGGTCCGGCATCGGACCGCATCGGCCGCAAGTGGGTGCTGATTACGTCGGTGTTCCTGTTCGGCGTGTTCACGATCGCGACCGCGTTCACGCAATCGCCGATGCAGATGGCAACGCTGCGTCTGCTGACCGGTATCGGCCTCGGCGCCGCGATGCCGAACTCGACGACGCTGCTCTCCGAGTACGCACCGCAACGCAAGCGCGCCTTGCTGATCACGGTGATGTTCACAGGCTTCAATCTCGGCTCGGCATTGATCGGCTTCGCGGCCGGCTGGCTGATCCCGGTTCATGGCTGGCGCTCGGTGCTGATTTTCGGCGGCGCGCTGCCGCTCGTGCTGATCCCGTTCCAGATCTGGTTGCTGCCTGAGTCGGCCCGTCTGCTCGCGGTGCGTGGCGCGCCGTCGGAGCGCATTGGCAAGGTGCTCGGCCGGGTGTGCGGCGCGCGCTTTGCAGGCAATGAAGTGTTCGTGTCGAACGAACCGCCGCTGCCGACGCGCAAGCCGATCGGCGTGCTGTTCTCGCAGGGTTTCGGCTCGATGACGATCGCGCTGTGGGTCACGTATTTCATGGGCCTGCTCGTGATCTATCTGCTGACCGGCTGGCTGCCGACGCTGATGAAGGATGCCGGTCTGTCGGTCTCGACCGCGGCCAACATCACGGCAATGTTCCAGATCGGCGGCACGATCGGCGCGGTCCTGGTCGGCTGGATCATGGACAAGTCGCGTCCCGCGCCGGTCATCAGCGCCGCGTATGTCGGTGGCGCACTGTGCGTGCTCGCGCTCGGCTATATCGGCGCGCTGTCGTCGTCGCTCGCCTTGCTCGTGTTCGCCGCAGGCTTCTGCATGAGCGGCGCGCAAACCGGTCTGAACGCATTTGCCCCTGGCCGCTACCCGACCGTTGCGCGTGCGACCGGTGTGAGCTGGATGCTCGGCATGGGGCGCTTCGGCAGCATCTTCGGCTCGGCGATCGGCGGCGCGCTGCTGGGTCTCGGTTGGCAATTCGGCGCGATCCTGGCGATGCTCGCGATCCCCGCCGCTCTGGCTGCGATCGCCATCCTGGTGAGCCAACGCGTGGGCGGCGGCGCAGCAGCAGCGCAGCCGAATACCGCGCATTAA
- a CDS encoding tannase/feruloyl esterase family alpha/beta hydrolase, translating to MRTLQSLKLLSRIKARSVSLLTLAGVCATAAIVAACGGGSSTLTYTPLSVVQPVVDCSKLASIDITDIGGAGSSITSATVTNATVNGATVAFCTVKGTLAPSNTFEVALPVSTWTQRFAELGCGGLCGNLSDPTQQSSFSFSYQCPLVQKGGFVTAATDMGHSGSDSTWTTDSQKQADFAYRGQHITTLAAKKLIQAYYGQAQKYSYFIGCSDGGREALMAAQRYPTDYNGIVAGAPAAHFQIQNSLYHGWSVKSQSTTGDSGGNAILYADKATLLHTAVVAACGGTSGAADGLLADPRVCHFDPATIQCANGATDTSSCLTAAEVTAAKAIYSGPTDATTGEYMLAGSPQYGSEANWIGVEVPKTNSTAGAVPVTSLFSYSIVTGAYNLIFTGSPTMPTIDTFGFTDASFYPTYLKANHPFIDATNPDLSAFNAAGGKLILWHGWADQHISPLFTIQYYEAMQNTLGASTVDQFARLYLIPGVGHCGGGEGNPNIDLVTSVTNWVEQSKAPTSVMTYQTDSSSNVTASRPVYPYPAVAKYTGSGDWHDGANYTQGAPLYTAASRTWAGSSFYTPYTAATRGVAAP from the coding sequence ATGAGAACACTGCAGTCTCTGAAGTTGCTGTCGCGTATCAAGGCGCGTAGCGTTTCGTTGCTGACGCTCGCCGGCGTTTGCGCGACGGCCGCGATCGTCGCCGCATGCGGCGGTGGTAGCAGCACGCTCACGTATACGCCGTTGTCGGTCGTGCAGCCTGTGGTCGATTGCTCGAAGCTCGCTTCGATCGACATCACCGACATCGGTGGCGCGGGTAGCTCGATTACGTCGGCAACTGTGACCAACGCAACGGTCAACGGCGCGACGGTCGCATTCTGTACGGTGAAGGGCACGCTCGCTCCGTCGAACACGTTCGAAGTCGCGCTGCCGGTCAGCACGTGGACGCAACGTTTCGCGGAACTCGGTTGCGGCGGTCTGTGCGGCAACCTGAGCGACCCGACCCAGCAAAGCTCGTTCAGCTTCTCGTATCAGTGCCCGCTCGTGCAGAAGGGCGGCTTCGTGACGGCGGCGACCGACATGGGTCACTCGGGCAGTGATTCCACCTGGACCACGGATTCGCAAAAGCAGGCTGACTTTGCGTACCGCGGTCAGCACATCACGACGCTCGCGGCGAAGAAGCTGATTCAGGCTTACTACGGACAGGCGCAGAAGTACTCGTACTTCATCGGCTGCTCGGACGGCGGCCGCGAAGCTCTGATGGCCGCGCAACGTTACCCGACCGACTACAACGGTATCGTCGCCGGCGCACCGGCTGCGCACTTCCAGATCCAGAACTCGCTGTATCACGGCTGGAGCGTGAAGTCGCAAAGCACGACCGGCGACAGCGGGGGCAATGCGATCCTGTACGCCGACAAGGCTACGCTGCTGCACACGGCTGTCGTTGCCGCATGCGGCGGCACCAGCGGCGCGGCCGACGGCCTGCTGGCCGATCCGCGTGTCTGCCATTTCGACCCGGCAACGATCCAGTGCGCGAACGGTGCGACCGACACGAGCAGCTGCCTGACCGCAGCTGAAGTCACGGCCGCCAAGGCCATCTACAGTGGTCCGACCGACGCAACGACCGGTGAGTACATGCTGGCCGGCTCGCCGCAGTACGGTTCGGAAGCGAACTGGATTGGCGTGGAAGTGCCGAAGACGAACTCGACCGCCGGAGCGGTGCCCGTCACGAGCCTGTTCAGCTATTCGATCGTGACCGGCGCGTACAACCTGATCTTCACCGGTTCGCCGACGATGCCGACCATCGACACCTTCGGCTTTACGGACGCAAGCTTCTATCCGACCTACCTGAAGGCAAACCATCCGTTCATCGATGCGACGAATCCGGACCTGTCCGCATTCAACGCTGCCGGCGGCAAGCTGATCCTGTGGCACGGTTGGGCTGACCAGCACATCTCGCCGCTCTTCACGATCCAGTACTACGAAGCGATGCAGAACACGCTGGGCGCGTCCACAGTCGACCAGTTCGCGCGTCTGTACCTGATCCCGGGTGTCGGTCACTGCGGCGGTGGCGAAGGCAACCCGAACATCGACCTCGTGACCTCAGTCACCAACTGGGTCGAGCAGTCCAAGGCGCCGACTTCCGTGATGACGTATCAAACCGACTCGTCGAGCAACGTGACGGCTTCGCGCCCGGTCTATCCGTACCCGGCGGTCGCGAAGTACACCGGTTCCGGCGACTGGCACGACGGCGCGAACTACACGCAAGGCGCACCGCTCTACACGGCAGCCTCGCGTACGTGGGCCGGCTCGAGCTTCTACACGCCTTATACGGCGGCGACGCGCGGTGTCGCGGCGCCGTAA
- a CDS encoding porin, whose translation MKKTQIALAILAGTLMSTAAYAQSSVTLFGLMDTGVTYVSNQGGKSNVKMDDGVNGPNLWGMRGTEDLGGGTKAVFELVNQYQLNNGQFMPNSSLFSRTSYVGLVNDRLGKLTLGNQYDFMTDSLFGGHNDPADVSGHFYAFRAGPFQKLALPQNPTGAFNWDRMAGSSINNSVKYLTPVFGGFSAGAMYGFGNVAGSVGAGNSTSFALNYAANSFGANAAYTNVKYFTAGSPQVSVRNWGLGAHYAFGSWFTNALFTTVHNSANGGSVYEGSVGVQYHFTPALATGASYMYMKGNSVVDNNHAHQVAAIADYSLSKRTSVYVMGVYQRASSGGFAQINGMNSSDGASSGQTQAIARIGLHTHF comes from the coding sequence ATGAAAAAGACGCAGATCGCTCTCGCCATTCTCGCGGGCACCTTGATGTCGACGGCAGCATATGCGCAAAGCAGCGTCACGCTCTTCGGCCTCATGGACACGGGCGTTACGTACGTGAGTAATCAGGGGGGCAAGAGCAACGTCAAGATGGACGACGGCGTCAACGGCCCGAACCTGTGGGGTATGAGAGGCACGGAAGATCTCGGCGGCGGCACCAAGGCCGTCTTCGAGCTCGTGAACCAGTACCAGCTGAACAACGGGCAATTCATGCCCAATTCGAGTCTGTTCAGCCGGACTTCGTACGTGGGGCTCGTCAACGATCGGCTCGGCAAGCTCACGCTGGGTAATCAGTACGACTTCATGACGGACTCGCTCTTCGGCGGTCACAACGATCCCGCTGACGTTTCGGGCCACTTCTACGCCTTCCGCGCGGGTCCGTTCCAGAAGCTCGCTCTGCCGCAGAACCCGACCGGCGCCTTCAACTGGGACCGCATGGCGGGCTCGAGCATCAATAACTCCGTCAAATACCTGACCCCGGTGTTCGGCGGATTCAGCGCGGGCGCGATGTATGGCTTCGGCAACGTCGCGGGTTCCGTTGGCGCGGGCAATTCGACCAGCTTCGCGCTCAACTACGCGGCGAATTCATTCGGCGCCAACGCGGCCTATACGAACGTGAAGTACTTCACCGCGGGTTCGCCGCAGGTCAGCGTGCGCAACTGGGGTCTTGGCGCGCACTATGCGTTCGGCTCGTGGTTCACCAATGCGCTCTTCACGACCGTGCACAACTCCGCGAACGGCGGCTCGGTCTATGAAGGCTCGGTCGGCGTGCAGTACCACTTCACGCCGGCACTCGCCACGGGCGCGTCGTATATGTACATGAAGGGCAACTCGGTCGTTGACAACAATCACGCGCACCAGGTCGCGGCGATCGCCGACTACTCGCTCTCAAAGCGCACCAGCGTCTATGTGATGGGTGTGTATCAGCGGGCAAGCTCGGGCGGCTTCGCGCAGATCAACGGCATGAACTCCTCGGACGGCGCATCGAGCGGACAGACGCAGGCAATCGCACGCATCGGCTTGCATACCCACTTCTGA
- a CDS encoding DUF3597 domain-containing protein: MSIFGDIVHKLFGKAKPDQPPPATEPTPDPAAAQAATPDAPAAPAPLTDVDVAAVMDQLVSESGQTLNWRTSIVDTMKALGVDSSLEHRKQLAQELKYNGDMNDSASMNVWLHKQVMQALAANGGKLPPDLAS; this comes from the coding sequence ATGAGCATTTTCGGCGACATCGTCCACAAGCTGTTCGGCAAAGCGAAGCCGGACCAACCTCCCCCCGCGACGGAACCGACCCCTGACCCGGCCGCCGCTCAAGCCGCGACACCCGACGCTCCCGCCGCGCCCGCACCGCTGACCGACGTCGACGTGGCCGCCGTGATGGATCAACTCGTCAGCGAAAGCGGACAGACGCTGAACTGGCGCACGTCGATCGTCGACACGATGAAAGCGCTAGGTGTCGACAGCAGTCTCGAACACCGCAAGCAGCTTGCGCAGGAATTGAAGTACAACGGGGACATGAACGACTCCGCGAGCATGAACGTCTGGCTGCACAAGCAGGTGATGCAGGCGCTCGCGGCGAACGGCGGCAAGCTGCCGCCCGACCTGGCAAGTTAA
- a CDS encoding Na/Pi cotransporter family protein: MTDYLADVDSVRLNLVGIIGLLIGGLALFLLGLEFLTGGLKAIAGSRLQSLIGVLTANRFRGVLAGAVVTALLNSSTITTVLMVGFVSAGLMTLTQSVPMIMGANIGSTITAQIIAFDVSRLTPFMLAVGFALHAFGPRERLRQIGGVVMGLGLLFLGIQLMGESTHPLRTYQPFIDAMQDMRNPLFGIIVGAVFTAIVQSSAATLAVVIALSGQGLMPLEAAITLILGANVGTCGTALLASIGKTPEAVQVGVVHLIFNVLGVAIALFLIPQMAQFVRWVSPSHPELEGLARLAAEAPRQVANVHTLFSVANTLVLIWFTDPIARLAQLVVPKRAKAAKPAGDPQYLDESSLTVPSLALQRVRIELTRLGAQVLHVVQRGSQMVSTGTMEEINHLLDQDKETDRLAFEILQYIGRLSLVEHSADEGQQMVGYTQVTSHLESISGIVGTTLMMVGQQRMTQPINLLRLRDVATTEFSEAVIRNLEQAIRTIEAPDPGVVAKVVDAKAGIDKLAATTRQVVLAKLQLADKTDVVTFRIAMDLIEQGRQIAHFARAIAKIGAALQESQ; encoded by the coding sequence ATGACTGATTATCTGGCTGACGTCGATTCCGTGCGCTTGAACCTCGTTGGGATCATCGGACTGTTGATTGGCGGTCTCGCGCTGTTTCTTCTCGGTCTGGAGTTCCTGACCGGCGGCCTGAAGGCGATCGCGGGATCAAGACTGCAGTCGCTGATCGGCGTCCTGACCGCGAACCGGTTTCGCGGCGTGTTGGCAGGGGCCGTCGTGACCGCGCTGCTCAACTCGTCGACCATCACGACGGTGCTGATGGTCGGCTTCGTGTCCGCCGGGCTGATGACGCTAACCCAGTCGGTGCCGATGATCATGGGCGCGAACATCGGCTCGACGATCACCGCGCAGATCATCGCGTTCGACGTGTCGCGTCTGACGCCATTCATGCTGGCGGTCGGCTTTGCGCTGCACGCGTTCGGCCCGCGCGAGCGGCTGCGGCAGATCGGCGGCGTCGTGATGGGGCTCGGGCTGCTGTTCCTGGGCATCCAGCTGATGGGCGAGTCCACGCATCCGCTGCGCACGTACCAGCCGTTCATCGACGCGATGCAGGATATGCGCAATCCGCTCTTCGGCATCATCGTGGGGGCGGTCTTCACCGCGATCGTGCAAAGCTCGGCGGCGACGCTCGCGGTCGTGATTGCGTTGAGCGGCCAGGGCTTGATGCCGCTCGAAGCCGCCATCACGCTGATTCTCGGCGCGAATGTCGGCACCTGCGGCACGGCATTGCTTGCCTCGATCGGCAAGACACCGGAGGCGGTGCAGGTCGGCGTCGTGCATCTGATATTCAATGTCCTCGGCGTCGCGATCGCGCTCTTCCTCATTCCGCAGATGGCGCAGTTCGTGCGCTGGGTATCGCCGTCGCATCCGGAGCTCGAAGGCCTCGCGCGCCTCGCGGCCGAGGCGCCGCGTCAGGTAGCCAATGTGCATACGCTCTTCAGCGTGGCGAACACGCTCGTGCTGATCTGGTTTACCGATCCGATTGCGCGGCTCGCGCAACTGGTCGTGCCGAAGCGCGCGAAGGCAGCCAAACCCGCGGGCGATCCGCAGTATCTCGACGAGTCGTCGTTGACGGTGCCCTCGCTTGCACTGCAACGTGTGCGTATCGAACTGACCCGGCTTGGCGCACAGGTGCTCCACGTCGTGCAACGCGGCTCGCAGATGGTGTCGACCGGCACGATGGAAGAGATCAATCACTTGCTCGACCAGGATAAGGAAACCGACCGGCTCGCCTTCGAGATCCTTCAATATATCGGTCGCTTGTCGCTCGTGGAGCACTCGGCGGACGAAGGTCAGCAGATGGTCGGCTACACGCAGGTCACGAGCCATCTCGAGAGCATCAGCGGCATTGTCGGCACGACGTTGATGATGGTCGGGCAGCAGCGGATGACGCAGCCGATCAATTTGCTGCGCCTGCGCGATGTGGCAACCACGGAGTTTTCGGAGGCGGTGATCCGCAATCTCGAGCAGGCGATCCGCACGATCGAGGCGCCCGATCCGGGAGTGGTCGCGAAGGTCGTCGATGCGAAAGCCGGCATCGATAAGCTCGCGGCGACCACGCGTCAGGTCGTGCTCGCGAAGCTTCAGCTGGCGGACAAGACCGACGTGGTCACATTCCGGATCGCCATGGATCTGATCGAGCAGGGCCGGCAGATCGCTCACTTTGCGCGAGCCATTGCGAAAATTGGGGCAGCGCTTCAAGAGAGTCAATAG
- a CDS encoding 3-ketoacyl-ACP reductase — MANRIAYVTGGMGGIGTAICQRLHKESYTVIAGCGPNSARKARWLEEQKALGYNFIASEGNVADWESTVKAFGKVRTEVGEIDVLVNNAGITRDGMFRKMTYEDWQAVIDTNLTSLFNVTKQVIEGMVERGFGRIINISSVNGQKGQFGQTNYSTAKAGIHGFTMALAQEVATKNVTVNTVSPGYIGTDMVKAIRPEVLEKIVATIPVRRLGAPEEIASIVAWIASDQAGFATGADFSLNGGLHMG; from the coding sequence ATGGCAAATCGCATTGCCTACGTAACCGGCGGCATGGGTGGCATCGGAACCGCCATCTGCCAGCGCCTGCATAAAGAAAGCTACACGGTCATCGCGGGTTGCGGCCCGAACTCGGCGCGCAAAGCCCGATGGCTGGAAGAACAGAAGGCGCTCGGCTATAACTTCATCGCCTCGGAGGGGAACGTCGCGGATTGGGAATCCACGGTGAAAGCATTCGGGAAGGTCAGGACGGAAGTCGGCGAAATCGACGTGCTCGTCAACAACGCGGGCATCACGCGCGACGGCATGTTCCGCAAGATGACGTACGAAGATTGGCAAGCAGTGATCGACACCAATCTCACGAGCCTCTTCAACGTGACCAAGCAGGTCATCGAGGGCATGGTCGAGCGAGGCTTTGGGCGCATCATCAACATCTCGTCGGTCAACGGCCAGAAAGGCCAGTTCGGGCAAACCAACTACTCTACCGCCAAGGCCGGTATTCACGGCTTCACGATGGCGCTCGCCCAGGAAGTGGCTACCAAGAACGTGACGGTCAACACCGTGTCGCCGGGCTATATCGGCACCGACATGGTCAAGGCCATCCGTCCGGAAGTGCTGGAAAAAATCGTCGCGACGATTCCGGTGCGGCGTCTCGGCGCGCCGGAAGAAATCGCGTCGATCGTCGCGTGGATCGCTTCGGATCAGGCGGGCTTCGCGACCGGGGCGGATTTCTCGCTGAACGGCGGTCTGCATATGGGCTAA